One genomic segment of Linepithema humile isolate Giens D197 chromosome 5, Lhum_UNIL_v1.0, whole genome shotgun sequence includes these proteins:
- the LOC137000168 gene encoding early endosome antigen 1-like, with product MTSVPSTSSTTDWSTEKKDTDNNQKLNSIVHNLKRHKLNDKDLHRTIHKVIQKRKTNSQKPNLNMARNKKKRADNGKPIFQKVTLQGESADVSSHSEELKTEIIQLKELIQKLQQQIEGYKHKYENISSATTQNRYEALPDASLPDPTMDEDMEEPELDIEEKTTEFLTYLRSKNSQQETVTRVKKTEAQTPQQTAQRKREPPNSQKTRRKDKPPPINILYQDPKDTVKLLKNNIRLDSAYSEDEVLEELKSQNIKNVEFTKVIRFSTNRSRQDNRILPIFIIQLTANSEGGVSFAEMARRTPIGKNTTNNSQLDQQAKMKNLVTNINRHNDGFENIITGIKNNISRIEKIVESNSTRIDTIATLLEKILYNNG from the exons ATGACTAGTGTTCCAAGTACTTCGTCCACGACAGACTGGAgtacggaaaaaaaagataccgACAATAATCAAAAGCTAAACTcaattgtacataatttaaaacgaCACAAGTTAAATGACAAAGACTTACACAGGACGATACACAAGGTGATACAGAAGAGAAAGACCAATTCACAAAAGCCTAATTTAAATATGgcaagaaacaaaaagaaaagggCAGATAATGGTAAacccatttttcaaaaagtgacGTTACAAGGAGAAAGCGCGGACGTATCATCACATTCAGAAGAATTGAAAACAGAGATCATACAGCTCAAGGAACTAATCCAAAAGCTTCAACAACAAATAGAAGGTTACAAACataaatacgaaaatataAGCAGCGCAACCACGCAAAATAGATATGAAGCATTACCTGATGCTTCCTTACCGGACCCGACAATGGACGAAGACATGGAGGAGCCGGAATTGGACATTGAGGAGAAGACGACGGAGTTCCTGACATACCTGCGCTCAAAAAATAGCCAACAGGAAACAGTGACAAGGGTAAAGAAAACAGAAGCACAGACACCGCAGCAGACAGCCCAACGAAAAAGGGAGCCACCAAACAGCCAAAAAACAAGAAGGAAGGACAAACCACCaccaatcaatattttataccaaGATCCAAAGGACACggtcaaattattaaaaaataacatta GGTTAGATAGCGCTTACAGCGAGGACGAAGTCCTTGAGGAGCTGAAGTcccaaaacataaaaaatgtagaatttaCAAAGGTGATCAGATTCTCAACTAATAGATCTAGGCAGGATAACAGAATTTTAcccatttttataatacaattaacagCCAATAGCGAAGGGG GAGTTAGCTTCGCAGAAATGGCAAGAAGAACACCCATAGGCAAAAATACAACAAACAACAGTCAATTGGATCAACaagcaaaaatgaaaaatttagtcACTAACATTAATAGACATAATGACGGATTCGAAAACATAATAACAGGCATAAAAAACAACATAtcaagaatagaaaaaatagtaGAGAGCAATTCAACAAGAATAGACACAATTGCCACACTACTAGAAAAGATACTATATAACAATGGATAA
- the LOC137000169 gene encoding uncharacterized protein, protein MEEVLASQQTVFYSVARALDNFKKIGRANLTAAKIRSRLASLQDTWTQGVRNHAKLIQLVPDDKQASISYFKRETFAFHEDLYQSAVDHMNECLEELVPVVSRETSLNTSYAQIDSASLSLRHLPPIKLPPFTGKNEEWETFRDRFQSLIIDNRELSNFSRMHFLVSSLTGSARDAISGINVTSDNFAVAWKALTTRYENKRRLIEIHISNLYNLPRMTRESAVELHALRDKSEQAISTLQRLNRSPDEIVSDMLVYFVSQKFDSATRRAWKLKTSDNDNPPTYKELLRFISSRALALEELHSRDSDKGKSHVKVTSATATASSNLTCPMCKQSHAFSKCPQFVARSPSQRRDLVRKFRRCYNCLSDRHMSINCNSKFACKTCSKRHHSMLHFDSESLQQSNNANQTSKTNEVTDNVPNVTALSSIAMTTAPTPVVLSTAKVVLRAPSGRSLIVRALIDSGSELTFITESVAQILRLKRMRTLTSTSGISCADTGTCRSAALIHITPCNKPKPIFTTIAYIMKTLTKYAPRSASRSQDWKHLSNLKMADDDPTGSTSIDLIIGSDLYNHILIDVRNGPLGQPGAIKSHFGWILSGATSMPNHVIQHSHVVSSSLVIPHVRDINHVAPLAKSSKRYNVVAHCCSLEDQLAKFWDAEETPQYCEMSPNDRRCEEHFQKTHSRTEDGRYVVRLPFREGPPINIGESREIAARRLSSLLRKVNSQPAVKQEYLEFMNEYTQLNHMTAVAPVDSANTQVVYIPHHPVIRETSSTTRLRVVFDASCTTSNGTSLNSHMLTGAKLQIDLQAILLRWRRHKYVYSADIAKMYRQILVDPRDRDYQRILWIDENSNIQENQLLTVTYGTASTPFLALRVINQLNNDEGESFPLASIVLRENIYVDDVLFGAEDIPLLKQTRDQVRDLLKCGGFDLRKWASNKSELLSDISPDNHGLAQPKLFEVENSLKVLGISWNPTHDNFQFQVELPEKLPSTKRTILSTIAKLFDPLGWVTPVILKAKVFMQNLWKYKVGWDEGLSDDLVLQWKVIYESLPYIQEIKIDRWIGCDSDAKSVEIHGFADASQVAYAAVVFLKVTTLSGNTTVSLLAGRSKVAPIKPLTIPRLELSAAVLLARLIDFIRNSLHLTKLPVHCWTDSSIVLAWLNKHPSQWKIFVAHRVAEIQSRVPDGMWHYVSTHENPADCASRGLLGTELKAHEMWWRGPTWLKLDQEYWPTSMLTPPDTQLELKSRNVHQVNVREEWDLATQYSWWPKLIRITAYVCRFVNKCQKRHKMESYQNLLTHAITTTEFTAARTFWIKVIQSKLFKTELNSLKCHQPLSTRSSILSLNPFLDSDGIIRVGGRLEHSSLAFQAKHPILLADHPITTMIICYSHIVSLHAGLQSTLSKVRQEFWILRARNLVKSVIHKCIVCTREKAKVASQLMGQLPTYRVSAPTRAFLHCGVDYAGPVHVRASPGRGITSRKAYIALFICLATRAIHLELVSDYSTPAFLNAFQRFCARRGLPEVIYSDNGTTFAGADEELSRAYRDAQRDVNFRNHIVTDKITWSFIPPHAPHFGGLWEAGVKSVKHHLRRVLGANTLTFEEFTTMLCRVEACLNSRPLSPLTDSIDDFEFLTPGHFLIDSAITINPEPSVLQIQENRLARWQLLRQIVEHFWKHWQADYVNTLQQRTKWRKARSSVRIGSMVLIQNPHLPPCKWELGRVTRCQPGSDGLIRVVSVKTATSEYKRPITKLCVLPIDIEASGSTKEQPRLSSE, encoded by the coding sequence ATGGAGGAAGTTCTTGCCAGTCAACAAACTGTGTTTTATTCTGTGGCTAGAGCCCTCGATAACTTTAAAAAGATCGGTCGAGCCAATTTAACGGCCGCAAAAATTCGTTCGCGCCTTGCAAGCCTACAAGACACATGGACACAAGGTGTTCGCAATCACGCGAAATTAATTCAGCTGGTTCCGGATGACAAACAGGCATCGATTTCCTACTTCAAAAGGGAAACGTTCGCATTTCACGAGGATCTCTACCAATCAGCCGTGGACCACATGAACGAGTGCTTGGAGGAGCTGGTTCCAGTAGTAAGTCGTGAAACATCTTTAAATACATCGTACGCGCAAATAGACTCTGCGTCTCTTTCGTTAAGGCATCTCCCTCCCATCAAATTGCCGCCGTTCACCGGAAAGAATGAGGAGTGGGAGACTTTTCGCGACCGTTTCCAATCGCTCATTATCGACAATCGCGAATTATCGAACTTCAGTCGCATGCATTTTCTCGTATCGAGTTTGACAGGTTCAGCTCGCGATGCGATATCTGGAATTAATGTTACCAGCGATAACTTCGCGGTTGCGTGGAAAGCGTTGACGACGCGTTACGAAAACAAACGACGTTTAATCGAGATTCACATCTCGAATTTATACAATCTTCCGAGAATGACTCGTGAGTCAGCTGTCGAGCTTCACGCGTTACGGGATAAATCAGAACAGGCAATTTCAACATTGCAACGTCTTAATAGGTCGCCAGACGAGATCGTCAGCGACATGTtagtttattttgtttctcaaaAATTTGATTCCGCCACACGTCGGGCGTGGAAATTAAAAACCAGTGATAATGACAATCCGCCTACTTACAAAGAACTGTTACGATTTATCTCATCGCGCGCTCTCGCATTAGAGGAACTTCACTCTCGCGATAGCGATAAAGGCAAGTCACATGTAAAAGTGACTAGTGCAACTGCAACTGCGTCTTCGAATTTAACGTGTCCAATGTGCAAACAATCGCACGCTTTTTCAAAGTGTCCACAATTTGTCGCAAGGAGTCCGAGTCAGCGACGCGATTTAGTTAGAAAATTTCGACGgtgttataattgtttaagtgaCAGACACATGTCGATAAATTGCAACAGTAAATTTGCTTGTAAAACGTGCAGTAAAAGACATCATTCAATGCTCCACTTTGATTCGGAATCATTGCAACAAAGCAATAATGCGAATCAAACTTCAAAAACGAATGAAGTAACTGACAACGTGCCGAACGTTACGGCGCTCTCATCCATTGCGATGACAACTGCTCCGACTCCAGTGGTCTTATCTACTGCGAAAGTAGTTTTGCGAGCGCCGTCTGGACGATCATTAATTGTCAGAGCCTTGATTGACAGTGGGTCGGAGCTCACATTCATTACGGAGAGCGTTGCACAGATTTTACGACTCAAGCGTATGCGAACGCTTACTTCAACGTCGGGGATTAGTTGTGCCGACACCGGTACATGTCGATCCGCAGCTCTGATTCATATCACGCCTTGTAACAAACCGAAACCAATTTTCACAACAATCGCCTATATTATGAAGACATTAACGAAGTACGCTCCCAGAAGCGCTTCACGATCGCAAGATTGGAAACATCTTTCCAATTTAAAAATGGCCGATGATGATCCTACCGGATCAACTTCAATTGATCTCATTATCGGGTCCGATCTTTATAATCACATACTGATTGACGTACGTAACGGACCGCTCGGTCAACCAGGTGCTATCAAATCGCATTTCGGATGGATTCTGTCTGGAGCAACGTCCATGCCAAATCACGTTATTCAACATTCTCATGTAGTAAGCTCTTCTCTCGTTATTCCGCACGTCAGAGATATAAATCACGTTGCGCCTTTAGCAAAGTCTAGTAAACGTTACAATGTAGTCGCTCATTGCTGTTCCCTCGAGGATCAGTTGGCTAAATTCTGGGATGCTGAGGAAACTCCACAATATTGCGAAATGTCTCCAAATGATAGAAGGTGCGAAGagcattttcaaaaaacaCATTCGAGAACTGAAGATGGGAGATACGTCGTACGTTTGCCGTTTCGAGAAGGGCCACCCATCAATATCGGTGAATCTCGCGAGATAGCCGCGCGTCGACTCTCGTCGTTACTTCGGAAAGTTAACAGTCAACCTGCGGTAAAACAGGAGTACCTCGAATTTATGAACGAATATACACAATTAAATCATATGACAGCCGTCGCGCCGGTAGATTCAGCTAATACACAGGTAGTATATATACCTCATCATCCAGTTATTCGAGAGACTAGCTCAACGACTCGATTAAGAGTCGTATTCGATGCATCATGCACAACCTCTAACGGGACGTCGTTGAACTCTCACATGCTTACCGGAGCTAAATTACAGATAGATTTACAGGCGATTCTATTGCGTTGGCGACGACACAAATATGTGTATTCCGCCGATATCGCGAAAATGTACAGACAGATATTGGTCGACCCGCGAGATAGGGATTACCAACGCATATTATGGATAGACGAAAACTCTAACATTCAAGAGAATCAACTTCTCACGGTCACATACGGAACAGCCTCAACACCGTTCTTAGCCCTTCGAGTTATAAATCAGTTGAACAATGACGAAGGAGAATCGTTTCCATTGGCGTCTATAGTGTTGCGCGAAAATATTTACGTGGACGATGTTTTATTCGGTGCTGAGGATATTCCTCTCCTGAAGCAAACTCGTGATCAGGTACGCGACCTTCTCAAGTGCGGTGGATTTGATCTTCGCAAATGGGCAAGTAACAAATCGGAATTGTTATCAGACATTTCACCGGATAATCATGGGTTAGCACAACCCAAACTGTTCGAAGTTGAAAACAGCTTAAAGGTTCTCGGTATAAGTTGGAATCCGACGCATGATAATTTCCAATTTCAAGTGGAGCTACCGGAAAAACTTCCTTCTACAAAGCGAACGATTCTTTCCACTATAGCTAAGCTATTCGATCCCCTTGGATGGGTCACGCCAGTGATTCTCAAGGCGAAAGTTTTTATGCAGAACTTATGGAAATATAAAGTAGGATGGGACGAAGGTCTCTCGGACGATCTCGTATTGCAATGGAAGGTAATTTACGAGTCACTTCCTTATATtcaagagataaaaattgatcGCTGGATCGGATGCGATTCAGATGCAAAGAGTGTTGAAATACACGGGTTCGCAGATGCATCCCAAGTAGCTTACGCCGCAgtagtttttttgaaagttaCTACCCTCTCAGGTAATACAACCGTCTCGTTACTCGCTGGACGATCAAAGGTCGCGCCTATCAAACCTCTTACAATCCCTAGACTCGAATTATCAGCCGCGGTTTTGTTAGCGCGCTTAATAGACTTTATACGAAATTCGCTTCATTTGACAAAGTTGCCTGTTCATTGTTGGACTGACTCAAGTATTGTTCTCGCTTGGCTGAACAAACATCCGTCGCAGTGGAAAATTTTTGTTGCTCATCGCGTAGCAGAGATACAATCTCGTGTGCCTGACGGCATGTGGCATTATGTAAGTACACATGAAAATCCCGCTGACTGTGCGTCTCGCGGTTTACTCGGTACGGAGCTTAAAGCTCATGAAATGTGGTGGCGCGGACCTACGTGGTTAAAGCTTGATCAAGAGTACTGGCCGACATCTATGTTGACTCCGCCGGATACACAGTTAGAGTTGAAATCGCGTAACGTACATCAAGTTAACGTCAGAGAAGAATGGGATCTCGCTACTCAGTACTCGTGGTGGCCTAAGCTAATACGCATTACCGCGTACGTTTGTCGGTTTGTGAATAAGTGTCAGAAAAGACATAAAATGGAGTCATACCAGAATCTTCTAACTCACGCCATCACAACGACGGAATTTACAGCAGCTCGAACATTTTGGATAAAGGTCATTCAGTCAAAATTGTTCAAGACTGAACTTAATTCGTTGAAATGTCACCAACCTCTATCAACTCGCAGTTCTATTCTCTCTCTCAATCCGTTTCTGGATTCAGACGGTATTATTCGCGTTGGAGGGCGATTAGAGCATTCGTCGTTAGCCTTTCAGGCTAAACATCCAATTCTGTTAGCTGACCATCCGATCACAACAATGATTATTTGTTACTCACATATAGTATCTCTCCACGCAGGCCTTCAGTCTACTCTTTCGAAAGTTCGACAAGAGTTCTGGATTTTACGAGCTAGAAATTTAGTTAAGTCGGTCATCCATAAGTGCATAGTGTGCACTCGTGAAAAGGCTAAGGTAGCTAGTCAGCTAATGGGTCAACTACCTACCTATCGTGTATCCGCGCCCACTAGGGCGTTTCTGCATTGTGGGGTCGATTATGCCGGACCAGTTCACGTCCGCGCTTCACCCGGCCGAGGAATTACTTCACGAAAGGCGTACATAGCACTTTTCATTTGCTTAGCTACGCGCGCGATTCATCTAGAATTGGTGAGCGATTACTCCACTCCTGCGTTTCTTAACGCATTTCAGAGATTTTGTGCAAGACGTGGATTACCTGAGGTAATCTACTCAGATAACGGTACCACTTTCGCTGGAGCCGATGAAGAGTTGTCGCGAGCGTATCGAGACGCTCAACGCGACGTCAATTTTCGCAACCACATAGTGACAGATAAAATTACTTGGAGCTTTATCCCTCCTCACGCTCCACACTTCGGTGGGCTGTGGGAAGCGGGGGTTAAAAGCGTTAAGCATCATCTTCGTCGTGTGCTAGGAGCTAACACCCTCACATTCGAAGAATTCACGACTATGCTTTGTAGAGTGGAAGCATGTCTGAATTCAAGGCCTCTGAGTCCGTTGACAGATTCAATTGATGACTTCGAGTTTCTCACTCCAGGTCATTTCTTGATCGATTCGGCAATTACAATCAATCCAGAACCTTCTGTGTTGCAAATTCAAGAGAATAGACTGGCAAGGTGGCAGTTGTTGCGGCAGATCGTGGAGCACTTCTGGAAGCATTGGCAAGCTGATTACGTAAATACACTTCAGCAACGAACTAAATGGCGGAAGGCAAGGTCATCAGTACGAATTGGTTCAATGGTCCTTATTCAGAATCCCCATCTTCCACCATGCAAGTGGGAACTTGGGCGCGTGACCCGCTGTCAGCCAGGCTCTGACGGTTTAATCCGCGTAGTATCTGTAAAAACCGCGACATCGGAGTACAAACGCCCCATAACTAAGTTATGTGTGCTTCCGATCGATATTGAGGCTAGCGGTTCCACTAAGGAACAACCTCGACTATCAAGCGAATAG
- the LOC105679250 gene encoding uncharacterized protein, with the protein MHTYNSYANTTLGHSDEIRIPIQQQDLYTLPCESFLYIEGKLVTPADENRDNVCIMRNNCVPFMFDKMRYEFDGVEIDRNRNVGITTTIKNYISLTTEKSKMLKHASWNPNGYPLIDGNFNFCVPLNTLLGFCEDYKRIVINARHELVLIRSRNDNNCLVGRVGTNPKIELLKIQWRMPHVSLSEVNKLSLLRTLENFYPYDDMNLDFDRNRYAILYNMYARFRKAYYGFDNTYLDIDDFLKAVVVVIDCSRQNDSVKSATVDVRIEFDCKENIPTNTTAYCLIIHDRMVEYNPLNNIVRRLV; encoded by the exons atgcacacgtacaatTCGTACGCTAACACAACGTTGGGACACAGCGACGAGATACGAATACCTATACAGCAACAGGATTTATACACGTTGccgtgtgagagttttctttacattgaaggaaaactcgttacTCCTGCCGATGAGAATAGagataacgtgtgtataatgagaaataattgtGTCCCGTTCATGTTTGATAAAATGCGATACGAGTTcgacggagttgaaatcgatcgtaacagaaacgttggaataaCAACGACGATCAAAAACTATATATCGCtgacgacggagaagagcaagaTGCTGAAACATGCATCGTGGAATCCGAATGGATATCCGTTGAtcgatggaaactttaatttttgcgttccgctCAATACTCTTTTGGGATTCTGCGAGGATTACAAACGGATTGTAATCAACGCTcgtcacgaacttgtattgatacgatcgcgcaacgataacaATTGTCTCGTTGGACGAGTCGGTACGAATCCAAAAATCGAGctactcaagatacagtggcgaatgccgcatgtatctctgagcgaagtcaacaagctgtctcttcttcgaactttggaaa atttttatccgtacgacgaCATGAACTTGGATTTCGACAGAAATCGATACGCTATACTATACAACATgtatgcgcgtttccgcaaagcTTATTACGGATTTGATAATACGTATTTGGACATCGATGATTTCTTGAAAGCCGTAGtcgtagtcatagattgttcgcgacaaaacgactctgTCAAGAGCGCCACCGTTGACGTGAGAATCGAATTTgattgtaaagaaaatatacctaccaacaccaccgcctattgtctcattatacacgatcgaatggttgaatataatccactgaacaacattgtgcgcagactcgtatga